Proteins encoded in a region of the Candidatus Macondimonas diazotrophica genome:
- the secY gene encoding preprotein translocase subunit SecY yields MGKLTELRQRILFLLGALVVFRVGTFIPVPGVDPVAVAQMFERTSGTILDMFNMFSGGALERLSLFALGVMPYISASIIVQLMTSVIPAFEELKKEGESGRRKLTQYTRYGTVVLASFQAIGASVALQNQGVNAVQGPLFVVIAATSLVAGTMFLVWLGEQVTERGIGNGISMIIFAGIVAGLPSAVGGTLQLVRNGEMNPLFAVVILALAFAVIAGVVFVERGQRRIPVHYAKRQQGRRLFAAQTTHLPLKLNMAGVIPPIFASSLILFPVTMGGWLGGALGDGWAASVVQSVTSALSPGQPIYVLLYAALIIFFCFFYTALVFNARETADNLKRSGAFIPGIRPGQNTANYIDGVLTRLTVVGAIYITAVCLMPEFLILSFNVPFHFGGTSLLIIVVVVMDFMAQVQAHVMSHQYEGLLKKSNLKAVGRGE; encoded by the coding sequence ATGGGAAAGCTCACCGAGCTGCGCCAGCGGATTCTGTTTCTGTTGGGCGCCTTGGTCGTATTCCGGGTGGGTACGTTCATTCCGGTGCCGGGGGTGGATCCTGTTGCGGTTGCACAGATGTTTGAGCGCACCAGCGGCACCATTCTGGACATGTTCAACATGTTTTCGGGCGGTGCATTGGAGCGCTTGAGTCTCTTTGCGCTCGGGGTTATGCCCTATATTTCAGCCTCCATCATTGTTCAGTTGATGACGTCGGTCATACCGGCATTCGAGGAACTGAAGAAGGAAGGCGAAAGCGGACGACGCAAGCTGACACAGTACACGCGCTATGGAACGGTGGTGCTCGCCTCATTTCAGGCGATCGGTGCGTCGGTGGCACTACAGAATCAAGGTGTGAACGCCGTTCAGGGGCCGTTGTTCGTCGTGATTGCCGCGACAAGCCTGGTGGCGGGTACGATGTTTTTGGTGTGGCTTGGCGAGCAGGTAACCGAGCGTGGCATCGGTAATGGCATCTCCATGATCATCTTTGCCGGCATTGTCGCCGGTCTTCCGTCGGCAGTTGGGGGGACCCTGCAGCTGGTGCGTAATGGTGAGATGAATCCGCTGTTTGCCGTGGTCATTCTGGCGCTAGCGTTCGCGGTCATCGCCGGCGTGGTATTCGTCGAGCGGGGGCAGCGTCGCATTCCCGTGCATTATGCGAAGCGTCAGCAGGGACGTCGCTTGTTTGCCGCACAAACCACGCATTTGCCGCTCAAACTGAACATGGCTGGGGTCATTCCGCCAATTTTCGCCTCGAGTCTGATTTTGTTCCCGGTTACAATGGGCGGCTGGCTCGGCGGCGCGTTGGGTGATGGGTGGGCGGCGTCCGTGGTGCAGAGTGTCACCAGCGCACTCTCCCCTGGGCAGCCCATATACGTTCTGCTCTATGCGGCGCTGATCATCTTCTTTTGCTTTTTTTATACGGCGCTTGTTTTCAATGCGCGTGAGACTGCGGATAACTTGAAACGGTCCGGTGCGTTCATCCCGGGCATACGGCCAGGCCAGAATACAGCCAACTACATCGACGGCGTGCTGACCAGGCTGACAGTGGTAGGTGCCATCTATATCACGGCCGTGTGTCTCATGCCGGAGTTCTTGATTTTGTCCTTCAACGTGCCTTTTCACTTTGGGGGGACTTCGCTCCTCATCATTGTGGTGGTGGTGATGGATTTCATGGCGCAAGTTCAGGCGCACGTGATGTCGCATCAGTACGAAGGCTTGCTGAAGAAAAGTAACCTGAAGGCCGTCGGTCGCGGTGAGTGA